Below is a window of Musa acuminata AAA Group cultivar baxijiao chromosome BXJ3-11, Cavendish_Baxijiao_AAA, whole genome shotgun sequence DNA.
GGCTCTCCCACAGGTAGCTATGGCGAGCATTCCACCACCAGAAGTTGTGAGGGGTGCCCAAAGGGAACAACAGCTGTCGCAGAAGCACTGCAGCAGGAGGAGATGGTAAGGCCACCGGTACCGGAGCCATCCCTCGAGTGCCCCAGATGCGAGTCCATCGACACCAatttctgctactacaacaactacagcctCTCTCAGCCCAGGAACTTCTGCAAGGGCTGCAGGAGGCACTGGACCAAAGGAGGCTCTCTGAGGACCGTCCCCGTTGGAGGTGGCTGCAGAAACAACAAGAAGTCTTCTTCTTCTAGGGGGGCACGAGGGCAGCAGGCCTTCGACACCGACTCCACTCCGCCTCTCTGTAACGCTCTCCTACCCTCACTCCTGGCCATAGCAAGTCTCCTGAAACAACAGAGTGCCCATCAGGCTTTCCTTCTTGGAAACCCTACCCCTGAGCCCGGATGGTCTGCAGGGTTCCCTGACATACCGACGACTGCCTTTCTCGACGGCACCGGCGACCCAAGTGGCTTTCTTTACAGCATCAACCGTGGTGGGTATGGTGATGCGGATAGCAACGAGGAGG
It encodes the following:
- the LOC103972658 gene encoding dof zinc finger protein DOF5.6-like produces the protein MHAYGLSEVAESSCGLAPSPEERRKDCTSSWRCPKHITRQTTCSSTLLIVVESVALFLCELACSYGEHSTTRSCEGCPKGTTAVAEALQQEEMVRPPVPEPSLECPRCESIDTNFCYYNNYSLSQPRNFCKGCRRHWTKGGSLRTVPVGGGCRNNKKSSSSRGARGQQAFDTDSTPPLCNALLPSLLAIASLLKQQSAHQAFLLGNPTPEPGWSAGFPDIPTTAFLDGTGDPSGFLYSINRGGYGDADSNEEEQQLLLPFRGGLGGATTTTAAAFDVEDEDDKTLIGSLLP